In Janthinobacterium agaricidamnosum NBRC 102515 = DSM 9628, the DNA window GGAACAGGTCCAGCAAGATGGCGCGAGGAGTCATGGAGTCTGGTGAATGGCGAATGAACAACGCTCATTCTGCCATGAATGAGCAACTGTTTTCTCGCGCACAAACCAAAAAAGACCACGTTTTTCAACGTGGCCTTTTGAATTCTGGCTCCCCGACCTGGACTCGAACCAGGGACCTGCGGATTAACAGTCCGTCGCTCTACCGACTGAGCTATCAGGGAAAAGAGGCAATATTATATACTTCTTATCGCGCTTCAGCAAGCTTTCTGCATCGACTGAAGTATTTCATATTACCTTCCGGAAAGTTTTTTCAAGCGATCCGGAGAACAAAGATATTAAAGGACTTTGGCGATTGCGTCAATAACGATATCGATATTGCGCGAATTTAATGCTGCCACGCAAATACGACCGGTATCGAGCGCATAGATCGATTCCGCGCGCAGCGCTTCCACCTGGGTCTTGGTCAAGCCGGAATACGAGAACATGCCGACTTGCTGGCTGACGAAGGCGAAATCGTGGGCTGGCGCTTTTTCCTTCAGCTTGCGCACGAAGTCGACGCGCATTTCGCGGATGCGCACGCGCATGCCGGCCAGCTCGTCTTCCCACAGCTGGCGCAGTTCAGGGCTGGCCAGCACCGTGGCGACGATCTTGCCGCCCTGGGTAGGCGGATTCGAGTAGTTGGTGCGCACCACGCGTTTCAGTTGCGACAGTACCCGGGCAGCCTCTTCGGCGCTGGACGCCATCACGCTCAGCGCGCCGACGCGCTCGCCGTACAGCGAGAACGATTTCGAGAACGAGTTCGACACCAGCAGCGGGCCGCCGGCGGCCGCGAAACGGCGCACCACCGCGCCATCTTCCGAAATGCCGGCGCCAAAACCCTGGTAAGCCATGTCGAGGAACGGAATCAGGCCGCCGTTGGTCACGGTGGCGATCACTTCGGCCCATTGCGCGGACGTCAGGTCGGCGCCGGTCGGATTGTGGCAGCAGGCGTGCAGCACCACGATCGAACCGCGCGGCATCGCGTTCAGGTCGGCCAGCATGCCGTCGAAATTGACGCCGTGGGTGGCGTCATCGTAGTAGGCGTAGTTATTGACGACAAAACCGGCGCTCTCAAACAGCGCGCGGTGATTTTCCCAGCTCGGGTCGCTGATATACACTTGCGCGCCCGGCGCGAAGCGCTGCAGGAAGTCGGCGCCGATTTTCAGCGCGCCGGTGCCGCCCAGCGATTGCACGGTGACCGCGCGGCGCTCTTGAATCACGGCGCTGTCGGCCCCAAATACCAGTTCTTGCACCGCCTTGTCGTACGCGGCCAGGCCGTCGATCGGCAGGTAGGTGCGCGGCGCGGCTTGCTCGATCAGGATCGCTTCGGCTTTGCGTACGCACGATAACAGCGGCACCTTGCCATTGTCGTCATAATACACACCAACGCCCAGATTGATTTTCGCAGGATTTTGGTCCGCGTTGAAGGCTTCGGTAATTCCCAGGATAGGGTCGCGGGGAGCCATGTCGATGGCGCTGAACAGGCTGGCAGGAACAAGAGGGTTCGTCATGATAAGATTGAATTCGATTGAAGGCAGGTTCGCAGCGGAATTGCCGATAGCGCCCCTCCATTACCGTTCCAGGGCCGCTAGCAGCACCCTATTTTAACAAAGGTCTGATTCGTATGGCTGATTTATCCGTTGCAAGCGACCCGGCGCCGGCCGTGGTCACTTTTCCCGACTCCCCGTTCAGGCTGCACCAGCCGTTTTTGCCGGCCGGCGACCAGCCGACCGCGATCGCCCAGCTCAGCGAAGGCATCGAGGATGGACTGGCGTTCCAGACCCTGCTCGGCGTGACCGGCTCGGGCAAGACCTACACCATGGCGAACGTAATCGCGCGCATGGGACGGCCGGCCATCATTTTTGCGCCGAACAAGACGCTGGCGGCCCAGCTGTATAGCGAGTTCCGCGAATTCTTCCCGCAAAACGCGGTCGAATATTTCGTCAGTTATTACGACTATTACCAGCCTGAAGCCTATGTGCCGCAGCGCGACCTGTTCATTGAAAAAGATTCGTCGATCAATGAACACATCGAACAGATGCGCCTGTCGTGCACCAAGTCGCTGATGGAGCGGCGCGACGTGGTGATCGTCGCCACCGTCTCGGCCATCTACGGTATCGGTAATCCGAACGAATACCACCAGATGATTCTGACCTTGCGCGTCAAGGACAAGGTCAGCCAGCGCGACGTGATCGCGCGCCTGATCCAGATGCAGTACAGCCGCAACGAAGTCGATTTCGGCCGCGGCACCTTCCGCGTGCGCGGCGACACCATCGACATCTTCCCGGCCGAGCATGCCGAGCTGGCGGTGCGCCTGGAAATGTTCGACGATGAAATCGAATCGATCCAGCTGTTCGATCCGCTGACCGGCCGGGTGCGTCAAAAGATTCCGCGCTTCACCGTCTATCCCGGTTCGCACTACGTCACGCCGCGCTCGACCGTGCTGCGGGCGATCGAAACCATCAAGGACGAATTGCGCGAACGGCTGGAATTCTTCCGCAAGGAGACCAAGCTGATCGAAGAGCAGCGGCTGGAACAGCGCACCCGCTTCGACCTGGAAATGATGACCGAGATCGGCTTCACCAAGGGCATCGAAAATTATTCGCGCCATTTGAGCGGCGCCCTGCCCGGCGAGCCGCCGCCGACGCTGGTCGACTACCTGCCGCAGGACGCGCTGATGTTCCTCGACGAGTCGCACGTGCTGATCGGCCAGCTGAGCGCGATGTACAACGGCGACCGTTCGCGCAAGACCAACCTGGTCGATTACGGCTTCCGGCTGCCGTCGGCGCTCGACAACCGGCCGCTGAAATTCGAGGAATTCCAATCGAAGATGCGCCAGACGGTATTCGTCTCGGCCACCCCCGCCGAGTACGAGAAGCAGCATTCGGACCAGGTGGTGGAACAGGTGGTGCGCCCGACCGGCCTGGTCGATCCGCAAATCATCGTGCGTCCGGCCAGCAGCCAGGTCGACGACCTGATGTCGGAAATCCTGGACCGGGTCAAGAAGGATGAACGGGTGCTGGTCACCACGCTGACCAAGCGCATGTCGGAACAATTGACCGAATACCTGAGCGACCATGGTATCAAGGTGCGCTACCTGCACAGCGATATCGAGACCGTCGAGCGGGTCGAGATCCTGCGCGACCTGCGCATCGGCACCTTCCATGTTTTAGTCGGCATCAACTTGCTGCGCGAAGGTCTGGACTTGCCGGAAGTGTCGCTGGTGGCGATCCTCGATGCGGACAAGGAAGGCTTCCTGCGCTCCGAGCGCAGCCTGATCCAGACCATCGGCCGCGCCGCGCGCAACCTGAACGGCACCGCGATCCTGTACGGCGACCGCATCACCGATTCGATGCGCCGCGCCATCGATGAAACCGAGCGGCGCCGCGCCAAGCAGATCGCCTTCAACACCGCCAACGGCATCACGCCGATCGGCGTCAAGAAAGCGATCAAGGAATTGATCGACGGCGTCTACAGCCCGCAGGAAGCGCGCGAAACGCTGCAGGCGGCGCAAGAGACGGCCAAGTACGAGTCGATGAGCGAGAAACAGGTCAGCAAGGAAATCAAGCGCCTGGAAAAACTGATGATCGACCACGCCAAGAACCTGGAGTTCGAAAAAGCCGCCCAGGTGCGCGAC includes these proteins:
- a CDS encoding amino acid aminotransferase: MTNPLVPASLFSAIDMAPRDPILGITEAFNADQNPAKINLGVGVYYDDNGKVPLLSCVRKAEAILIEQAAPRTYLPIDGLAAYDKAVQELVFGADSAVIQERRAVTVQSLGGTGALKIGADFLQRFAPGAQVYISDPSWENHRALFESAGFVVNNYAYYDDATHGVNFDGMLADLNAMPRGSIVVLHACCHNPTGADLTSAQWAEVIATVTNGGLIPFLDMAYQGFGAGISEDGAVVRRFAAAGGPLLVSNSFSKSFSLYGERVGALSVMASSAEEAARVLSQLKRVVRTNYSNPPTQGGKIVATVLASPELRQLWEDELAGMRVRIREMRVDFVRKLKEKAPAHDFAFVSQQVGMFSYSGLTKTQVEALRAESIYALDTGRICVAALNSRNIDIVIDAIAKVL
- the uvrB gene encoding excinuclease ABC subunit UvrB, which produces MADLSVASDPAPAVVTFPDSPFRLHQPFLPAGDQPTAIAQLSEGIEDGLAFQTLLGVTGSGKTYTMANVIARMGRPAIIFAPNKTLAAQLYSEFREFFPQNAVEYFVSYYDYYQPEAYVPQRDLFIEKDSSINEHIEQMRLSCTKSLMERRDVVIVATVSAIYGIGNPNEYHQMILTLRVKDKVSQRDVIARLIQMQYSRNEVDFGRGTFRVRGDTIDIFPAEHAELAVRLEMFDDEIESIQLFDPLTGRVRQKIPRFTVYPGSHYVTPRSTVLRAIETIKDELRERLEFFRKETKLIEEQRLEQRTRFDLEMMTEIGFTKGIENYSRHLSGALPGEPPPTLVDYLPQDALMFLDESHVLIGQLSAMYNGDRSRKTNLVDYGFRLPSALDNRPLKFEEFQSKMRQTVFVSATPAEYEKQHSDQVVEQVVRPTGLVDPQIIVRPASSQVDDLMSEILDRVKKDERVLVTTLTKRMSEQLTEYLSDHGIKVRYLHSDIETVERVEILRDLRIGTFHVLVGINLLREGLDLPEVSLVAILDADKEGFLRSERSLIQTIGRAARNLNGTAILYGDRITDSMRRAIDETERRRAKQIAFNTANGITPIGVKKAIKELIDGVYSPQEARETLQAAQETAKYESMSEKQVSKEIKRLEKLMIDHAKNLEFEKAAQVRDQLHILKQQLFGAPGSDNVTSIAGK